TGCCCACGCCGCCGGGATCGGCGGGCTGCTCGGGGCCGAACTGCACGCACCGTCACTGCTCGGGCCCCTCGCCACCCTGACGCGAGCGGCCGGCCGCGCCGGCCTCGAGGAGTACGCGCGGGACGCGCTGACGTCGGGTCGGTCCTGGACGCGGGCCCGGTTCACCGGTCCCGAGACGGACCGGTTGTGGGCTCCCTGGCTGCTGCACGCGGGGCTGGCGCCGGACTCCGCCTCCGGCGGTCTCATGGTGCCGGTCTTCGCCGCGACCCTGCACGGGGCCGGGCTCCCGGTCGTCGTCGGCGGGGCCGGCAACTTCCTGACCGCCTGGGAGCGGTTGCTGGCCGAACTCGGCGTCGCCGTGCACACCGGACGCAGGGTGGAGCGGATCCTGCTCCGCGACGGGACGGCGACCGGCGTGGCGGGCGACGGGTTCGAGATCACCGCCCACCGCGCCGTGCTCGCCTCGGTCACCCCCGGAGCGCTGTACGGCTCGCTGTTGCCGTCCGGCGCGGTGCCCACCGTGGTGTCCGAGGCCGCCGCCCGGTACCGCCCGGGCCGGGCCGCGATGCAGGTCCACGTCGCACTGTCCGGTCCGGTCCCGTGGGCCGACCCGCGGCTCACCGACGTGCCGCTCGTGCACCTCTCGGACGGCTCGTCGTCGACGGGGATCGCCTGTGCGGAGGCGGAGGCCGGCCTGCTGCCCCGGCGTCCCACCGTCGTCGTCGGCCAGCAGCACGTGCTCGACCCCTCGCGCGTCCCGGCCGGTGCTGCGGCGCTGTGGCTGCAGCTGCAGGAGCTGCCGTCCGTCCCGGTCGGTGACGCGGCGGGGGAGCTCGACACGGGCGGTGGCTGGGACGCCGGCCTCGCCGAGGGCTATGCCCACCGGGTGCTCGACCGTGTCGCGGCGCACGCTCCGGGCCTGCACGAGCTGGTGCGGGGGATCGACGTCATCACGCCGGACGCCGTCGAGGCGCACAACCCGAACGCGGTGGGCGGTGACCCCTACGCGGGCTCGGCGGAGCTGGACCAGAACTTCTGGTGGCGCCCGCTGCCGACCCCGGGCGGGCACGCCACACCGGTGGGTCGGCTCTGGCAGATCGGTGCCGCGACGCACCCCGGTCCGGGGCTGGGTGGTGCGTCGGGCTTCCTGGTCGCCGACCGGCTCGCCGCCCCGAGCCGTGCCGCCCGCCTCGCCGGGCGGCTGCAGCACGCCCGACGACGGTAGGACGGGGCGGACCCCCGCGGTCCTCCGCGCACCGCGGGAGTCAGGCCGCCCCGGCGAGGACAGGTGCCGGCCCACCGGCACGCCTCGAGGCGACAGCCGAGTGCCACTGACCGTCCGGCACACCCCCCCCGACGAGGACAGGAGACCTCCAGTGACGCGCCCGCTCACCTCGGCCCAGCACTTCACGCTCGGCCTGTTCAGCCCCAACTGCTCCTCCGGCCTGGCCGTCACGAAGGTCCCCGAACGCTGGTCGGGCAGCTGGGCGGACAACCTCCGGCTGGCGCGGCTGTCCGACGACGTCGGCATCGACTTCCTCCTGCCGATCGCCCGCTGGATCGGCTACGGCGGGGAGACGAACTTCCACGAGAGCGTCCTCGAACCGGTGGCCTGGGCGGCCGGGCTGCTCGCCGCGACCTCCCGGGTCACGGTCTTCGCCACCGTGCACACCGCGTTCAACCACCCCGTGGTGACCGCCAAGCAGCTCGCCACGGTCGACCAGATCGGCGGGGGGCGCGCGGGGATCAACATCGTCGCCGGGTGGAACAAGCCCGAGTACGACACCTTCGGCGTCGACCTCCCGACCGACCACGACGACCGGTACGCGCTGGCCCAGGAGTGGTGGGACGTGGTGCGCCGCATCTGGACCTCGGCGGAACCGTTCGACCACGACGGTCGCTTCTTTCACCTGCGACACGTCGAGGGCGCCCCGAAGCCGGTCGCCGGCCCCCTGCCGGTGCTCAACGCCGGGTCGTCCGAGCAGGGGCGGCAGTTCGCCGCACGCAACGCGGACTTCGCCTTCACGATCGTGGGCGGGCCGCAGGACGGCCGGGGTGTCGTCGAGTCGGTCACGGCGCAGGCCCGCGAGGACCACGGCCGGTCGGCCGGCGTCCTCACCCTGGGCCACGTCGTCTGCCGGCCGACGCGAGCGGAGGCGGAGGAGTACCTGCACCACTACGCCGAGGAGAACGCGGACTGGTCGGCTGTGGACAACCTCATGGCGTTGCAGGGCCTGCACGCGCAGTCCTTCACCCCGGACATGCTGGCCACCTTCCGGTCGCGGTTCGCCGCGGGGCACGGCAGCTGCCCGCTGGTCGGCAGCCCCGACGACGTGGCCGAGCAGATCGCGCAGTTCGCCCAGGCCGGGTTCGCCGGCATGACGCTGGCGTTCGTCGACTACGTCGGGGAACTCGAGTACTTCGCGCAGGAGGTCATGCCCCGCCTGGAGGCCAGGGGCGTGCGCACGCCGCGGTGAGCACCCCGCCCCGTCGGGCGCGGACCGGCCGCTCGACGGGGTCCCGCGTGCGCAGGACGGACTGACCCCGCGCATCGCGGATGTCAGCCCGGTACCGGCTCCTCCTACCGTCGGACCAGCCCCCACCGGGGACGAGTCGTCGGCCGGAGGGCCGGACGACGGTGGCCGATCGAGGAGGACGCGTGGACCTGCACGGACGGACCGCGATCGTCACCGGGGGCGCCACGCTGATCGGCCACGGGGTCGTGCGCGCGCTGCACGAGGCCGGGGCGTGGGTCGTCGTGGCCGACGTCGACACCGACGGCGGGCGGGCCATCGCGACGGAGCTCGGGGACCGCGTCACCTCCCGCGCCACGGACATCACCGCGGACGCCGAGCTGACCGCGCTCGTCGACGAGGTCGTCGGCCAGCGGGGCGGCGTGGACGTGCTCGTCAACCTGGCCTGCACCTACCTGGACGACGGGCCGGACACCTCCCGCGCCGACTGGCTCACGGCGCTCGACGTCAACCTGGTGAGCGCGGTCATGGCCGCCCGTGCGGTGCGCCCGTGGCTGGCGCGCAGTGAGCACGCCGCGATCGTCAACCTCACGTCGATCTCCGCGCACGTCGCCCAGACCGGTCGGTGGGTCTACCCGGCGTGCAAGGCGGCGATGGTGCAGCTGACCCGTTCCATGGCGATGGACCTCGCCGGCGACGGCATCCGGGTCAACTCGGTGAGCCCGGGGTGGACCTGGTCCAAGATCATGGACCAGCTGTCCGGTGGGGACCGGGCGAGGACGGACACCGTCGCGGCACCGTTCCACCTGACGCACCGGGTCGGTGACCCCCTCGAGGTCGGGCGGGTCGTGGCCTTCCTCGCCTCCGACGCCGCCTCGGTGGTGACCGGCGCCGACTGGGCCGCCGACGGCGGCTACTCGGCCATGGGACCCGAGCGCGACGTCCCCGCCATCCCCCAGCTCAGCGTCTGAGTCCCCACGAGTCCCCAGGTAGGCAGCCGTGCAGATCGCGATCATCGGTGCCGGGTTTGCCGGGCTGAGCTCGGCCAAGGTGCTGTCCCAGGTCGGGTTCGAGGTCACCGTCTACGAGAAGGCCCCGGACGTCGGAGGCGTGTGGAGCGCCACCCGCCGCTACCCCGGGGTGCGCACGCAGAACGACAAGGGCACCTACGCGCTCTCGGACTTCCCGATGCCGCCGGACTACCCCGAGTGGCCCAGCGGCGAGCAGGTGCAGCGCTACCTGGCGGACTACGTGCGGCACGTCGGGCTCGAGCCGAGCCTGCGGCTCGGTACCGAGGTCGTGAGCGTCCGACCCGCTGCCGACGGGGAGAGCTGGTCGGTGACGACACGCGACGTGACGACGGGGGAGTCCGACACCCGCACGTTCGACCGGGTCGTCGTGGCCAACGGCATCTTCTCCGAACCCCTCGTCCCGGCCTTCCCCGGACTCGAGGAGTTCACCGCGTGCGGCGGGAGGGTCTGCGCGTCGAGCGACTTCCACGACGTGGCCGAGGCCGCCGGGCGCGACGTCGTCGTCGTGGGTTACGGGAAGTCCTCCTGCGACGTCTCCATCCCGATCAGCGACGTCGCGGCCAGCACACACCTGGTCGCCCGCGAGCTGCTGTGGAAGATGCCGCGCAGGCTCGGCGGGGTGCTCAACTACAAGTTCCTGATGCTGACGCGGATGGGCGAGGGCCTGTTCCGGTACATCCGTCCGCGGGGCTTCGAGCGGTTCCTGCACGGCCCGGGGGACGCCGTCCGGCGGCGCCTGCTGAGCGGCGTCCAGGCCGTGGCGACCCGGCAGCTGAGGCTGCGGGACCTCGACCTGGTCCCGAGGGGGACGTTCGAGGACATCGCCCGCAGCACCGTCAGCCTGGCCACGCACGGCTTCTACGAGCGCGTGGCGGACGGCGTGATCACCGTCCACCGGGACCGGGTCGTCGCGCGGCTGCTGGAGGACGACGGACGGCCGCACGTCGAACTGTCCGACGGGACGCTCCTGCCCGCCGACCTCGTCGTGTGCGGGACCGGCTTCCGCCAGGTCGTCCCCTTCCTCGACGAGGACCTGCAGCGACGGATCACCGACGAGCGCGGGAACTTCGTCCTGTACCGGCAGATCAAGCCCATCGACGTCCCCGGCATGTACTTCGCCGGGTACAACTCGTCGTTCTTCAGCCCGCTCAGTGCCGAGATGGCGGCTGTCTGGATCGCCCACGACCTCCTGGGGGACCTGTTGCTCCCGTCCCCCGACGACCAGCGCCGCCACGTCGACGAGCGGCTGCGCTGGATGGAGGAGCGGACGCGGGGACAGCACGCGCGGGGCACGAACGTCATCCCCTTCTCCATGCACAACATCGACGAGGTGCTCTCCGACGTCGGCGTCGACGTGGGTCCCGTGACCCGCGCACTGCAGTGGCTCCTGCCGATCGACCCCGGGTCCTACCGGCACGTGACCGCGCACCTGCTGGCCACCTCGGACGCCGCCCGGGCGACCGCAGCCCGGACCTGAGCCCGGCCGCCCCGGGGCTGCCGCGGGATGACGGCGGCCAGGGGGCGACCCCTGCGGCCCACCTCCGAGCGGCTGCACACCGTGGACGGCCCGGACCGGTCGGGGAGGAGGAGTGACGCCGGCCGCGCGAGAGTCCGCCGTGCCGCCCGTCAGTCGCGCAGACGGGAGGCGATGTGCGCGAGGACGGCCCGTGAGACGGTGCTCGTCGCACGGCCCAGCTGCAGCGCCACCTCGAAGTGGTTCGTGTCTCTGGCGACCAGGTACGTGTTGTCCTTCTCGCGCAGGGCGGCGCTGAACGACCGGGACTGGCGGATGAACTCGGGACTCTCCTGGTCTCCGTGGACGACCAGGACAGGACAGTCGATCGCACCCAGGTGCAGAGCGGGAGACAGTGCATCCCGCTCCTGGTCGGTGAGCAGCACGTAGCTCGACCGTGCGCTCAGCAGCACCGGGTAGAGGTCGAACATCCCGCTCAGGCACGTCCCGGTCGTGATGACGCCGTCGGGCACCTCGTACGCCGACCAGTCGGTGGTGAGCAGCACCGCCGCGAGGTGGGCACCGGAGCTGTGGCCCACGACGTGGATGCTGTCCGGATCGCCCCCGAAGGTCTCGGCGTGGGCGTGGACCCACGCGACCGCGCGCCGCACCTGATCGGCCATCTCGGGCAGACGCACCTCGGGTATCAGGGAGAACTCCAGAGCGATGAAGCACATCCCGCGGTCCACGAAGGTCGGGGCCGGGAAGGCGCTGTCCTCCCGGGAGAGTCCCCGCCAGGCGCCGCCGTGCACGAAGACGACGATGGGAGCTCGCGCCGCCGTCGTGGGGTAGACGTCGAGGTCCTCGTCCTCGCCCGGGCCGTACCGGAAGTTCTGCGGCTCGTACCGTCCCCTGACCGCTTGACTGAGGCTGGCGTACTCGGCGATGACCTCCTCCCTGTTCGGTGCCCACTCCGCCTGGTCGTAGGCGGCGTCGAGCTGCTCCTGGGTGTAGTCGAGGAACACGCTGGGTGCCTCGTCCGGGGTCGGTGGCCACGTCGGCGAGGTGCCGGCCCGTCCCGGGGGCGGAGGAGTCGCCGAGGCCCTGTCGTGCGCCACCAGGGTCGTGGCAGCGAAGGCGGCTCCGGCGAGGAACGACCTGCGACTGGCCCCGGTGGCATGAGCGCGGAGGATGTCGTCCATCGGTGGTCCACCCGTTCTGGGACGTCGACGTGGGAGTTCAGGCGAGCGTGAGGGTCGGGAGGCCCGCACGAGCGGCGCCGACGGCGCGCCCGGGGGGAGCGTGGGCGGCGCGGTCGATGGCCACCCCGGCAGCGGGTCAGCCGGGCGGGCGCAGGCGGTGCCGCGGGATGACGGCGACCCCGAGGATCTCGATCATCGCCTCGGGCTGCCACAGCGCGGTGCACCCGATCCCGGCCATCGCGGGGTAGACCGGACCGGCCAGCTCGCGCCAGACCTCGCCGATCTCCCTGCCGTGGGCCTGGTAGTCCGGGATGTCGGTGAGGTAGATCGTCACGCTGACCAGGTCCTCGGGCTCGCCGCCGGCCTCGCGGAGGGTGGCGAGCACGTTGCCGAAGGCCTGCCGGAACTGCTCGACGATGCCTCCCGGCACGATCCTCATGTCCGCGTCGAGGGCCGTCTGGCCGCCGAGGTAGAGCGTGTCGTCCGCGAGCGTCCCGTGCGAGTACCCACGTGGGGCGGGGAGGGCGGCGGGGTTCACGGGGACGGGCGGCATGGCGGCTCCACTCCTGACGGTCGGCGGCTCTCCGCCGTTCGCGTATGGAGCCTAGCCAACGGTCGCCACCAGAACGACATGCGCGACGACGCCGCGACGTCCTCAGCCGTGGATGACCGAGAGCGCGTGCTTCTGGGCCAGCGGCCTGAGGGCGTCGTTCAGCGTGTCGAACAGGTGACCCGCCTCGACCCCGTTCCAGCCGTCGGGCAGCAGTGCGAGGGGCAGGCCGGGGTCCCGGTAGGGCAGCCGCCGCCACTGGGTCAGCATCGGCACGTAGACCCGGAAGGCGTCGATGGGCGCCGGGCCGCCGGCGGACGCGAGGTCCAGCGCGGGACGCCACCGGGTCAGGAAGTCCTCCTGCAGCGCGCTCAGCTCCTCGAGGTCCCACCACGTGCGGACCTTCGACCCCAGGTCGCCGAAGCCGAAGTGCTCGCCGGTGAACAGGTCGACGTACTCCGAGAGCCGGCGCCGGTCGAGCAGCTGGCGGGTCGCCGCCGCCTGGTGCGCCGGGGCCACCCACACCCCCGAGGTGACCGTGCCGAAGCCCAGCCGCGTGAGGCTCGTCCGCAGCTCGTAGCGCTTCTCGCGCTCGGACTCGGGGACGGAGAACACGACCACGACCCAGCCGTCGTCGACGGAGGCCCGGACGCGCTGGAAGATCCGGACGTCGCCCTCGGACAACACCTCGAGCGTCTGGTCGGCGAGGGTGTAGCCGGCGGCGTTGCCCCGGCGTTCGCTGACCAGGACCCCGCGCCGCTTGAGCCGGTAGATGGACGACCTGACGCCCTGTCCCTCGACGCCGAGGTCGGCCATGAGGGCGACGGTCGAGGCGATGGACAGCCAGTTGCCCTCGTTGCGGGCGTACAGGGCGAACAACGTGGTGATGAGCTTGCCCGGCCGCGTCTCCTGGATCCCGGGTGCGTCCGGCGCGGGGCTCCCTGACGCCGCCATTCCTGCACGATACGACAGCGCCGGTGGGCATCCGGCGACTCTCCGGATGGCGCTCCTTCCTGCGGGTGACCACCGCCGGTGCGAGCGACCCGCCGCGACGGTCAGCGGCGCCGGGTCGGCGAGATGTCCGCGGCCGACTGCTAGGCAAGCGGCCGGCGGGCTCATATGCTGGCCCCCTGGCGAGCGTCACACGAACGACATACGAAGCCGAGCCGGTGGCCGTCTGCAGGCTGCCGCGTCGAGCACCGCTCCGAGTCCGTCGCGAGACCCACCCGAGGGGAGACCAGGATGGCCGAGAGGTCCTTCGCCGCCGAGGTCGGCAAGCTCCGGCTGCAGGCCGGTGAGACGTTCCGCGGAGAGGGCATCCTCGCGGTGACCAAGGCGCTCCTGCAGTCCGGCGTCGCCTACGTGGGCGGCTACCAGGGGGCGCCCATCTCCCACCTCATGGACGTCTTCGCCGACGCCCACGAGGTCCTCGACGAGCTGGGTGTCTACTTCGAGAACAGCGCCTCGGAGGCGACCGCGGCCGCGATGCTGGCCGCCTCGGTCCACCAGCCGCTGCGCGGCGCCATCACGTTCAAGTCGACGGTCGGGACGAACGTCGCGTCCGACCCGCTCGCGAACCTGGCCAGCGGCGGGGTGACCGGTGGGGCGCTCATCATCCTCGGCGAGGACTACGGCGAGGGCTCGAGCATCATGCAGGAGCGCTC
This window of the Geodermatophilus sp. DSM 44513 genome carries:
- a CDS encoding RidA family protein, whose protein sequence is MPPVPVNPAALPAPRGYSHGTLADDTLYLGGQTALDADMRIVPGGIVEQFRQAFGNVLATLREAGGEPEDLVSVTIYLTDIPDYQAHGREIGEVWRELAGPVYPAMAGIGCTALWQPEAMIEILGVAVIPRHRLRPPG
- a CDS encoding PaaX family transcriptional regulator C-terminal domain-containing protein, whose protein sequence is MAASGSPAPDAPGIQETRPGKLITTLFALYARNEGNWLSIASTVALMADLGVEGQGVRSSIYRLKRRGVLVSERRGNAAGYTLADQTLEVLSEGDVRIFQRVRASVDDGWVVVVFSVPESEREKRYELRTSLTRLGFGTVTSGVWVAPAHQAAATRQLLDRRRLSEYVDLFTGEHFGFGDLGSKVRTWWDLEELSALQEDFLTRWRPALDLASAGGPAPIDAFRVYVPMLTQWRRLPYRDPGLPLALLPDGWNGVEAGHLFDTLNDALRPLAQKHALSVIHG
- a CDS encoding NAD(P)/FAD-dependent oxidoreductase, encoding MPVHPSAADAVVVGGGINGLVASARLAAAGWSVALVDDHDRIGGFIDAEERTLPGYVHDTWSSWHPLFVTGPAYAAFGADLHRHGLEYVNSDGPVTATVADDGSVAMAHRDVDRTVDGFTEPADRDAYRAMVTRFGAHAAGIGGLLGAELHAPSLLGPLATLTRAAGRAGLEEYARDALTSGRSWTRARFTGPETDRLWAPWLLHAGLAPDSASGGLMVPVFAATLHGAGLPVVVGGAGNFLTAWERLLAELGVAVHTGRRVERILLRDGTATGVAGDGFEITAHRAVLASVTPGALYGSLLPSGAVPTVVSEAAARYRPGRAAMQVHVALSGPVPWADPRLTDVPLVHLSDGSSSTGIACAEAEAGLLPRRPTVVVGQQHVLDPSRVPAGAAALWLQLQELPSVPVGDAAGELDTGGGWDAGLAEGYAHRVLDRVAAHAPGLHELVRGIDVITPDAVEAHNPNAVGGDPYAGSAELDQNFWWRPLPTPGGHATPVGRLWQIGAATHPGPGLGGASGFLVADRLAAPSRAARLAGRLQHARRR
- a CDS encoding NAD(P)/FAD-dependent oxidoreductase is translated as MQIAIIGAGFAGLSSAKVLSQVGFEVTVYEKAPDVGGVWSATRRYPGVRTQNDKGTYALSDFPMPPDYPEWPSGEQVQRYLADYVRHVGLEPSLRLGTEVVSVRPAADGESWSVTTRDVTTGESDTRTFDRVVVANGIFSEPLVPAFPGLEEFTACGGRVCASSDFHDVAEAAGRDVVVVGYGKSSCDVSIPISDVAASTHLVARELLWKMPRRLGGVLNYKFLMLTRMGEGLFRYIRPRGFERFLHGPGDAVRRRLLSGVQAVATRQLRLRDLDLVPRGTFEDIARSTVSLATHGFYERVADGVITVHRDRVVARLLEDDGRPHVELSDGTLLPADLVVCGTGFRQVVPFLDEDLQRRITDERGNFVLYRQIKPIDVPGMYFAGYNSSFFSPLSAEMAAVWIAHDLLGDLLLPSPDDQRRHVDERLRWMEERTRGQHARGTNVIPFSMHNIDEVLSDVGVDVGPVTRALQWLLPIDPGSYRHVTAHLLATSDAARATAART
- a CDS encoding alpha/beta hydrolase, with amino-acid sequence MFLDYTQEQLDAAYDQAEWAPNREEVIAEYASLSQAVRGRYEPQNFRYGPGEDEDLDVYPTTAARAPIVVFVHGGAWRGLSREDSAFPAPTFVDRGMCFIALEFSLIPEVRLPEMADQVRRAVAWVHAHAETFGGDPDSIHVVGHSSGAHLAAVLLTTDWSAYEVPDGVITTGTCLSGMFDLYPVLLSARSSYVLLTDQERDALSPALHLGAIDCPVLVVHGDQESPEFIRQSRSFSAALREKDNTYLVARDTNHFEVALQLGRATSTVSRAVLAHIASRLRD
- a CDS encoding SDR family oxidoreductase; the protein is MDLHGRTAIVTGGATLIGHGVVRALHEAGAWVVVADVDTDGGRAIATELGDRVTSRATDITADAELTALVDEVVGQRGGVDVLVNLACTYLDDGPDTSRADWLTALDVNLVSAVMAARAVRPWLARSEHAAIVNLTSISAHVAQTGRWVYPACKAAMVQLTRSMAMDLAGDGIRVNSVSPGWTWSKIMDQLSGGDRARTDTVAAPFHLTHRVGDPLEVGRVVAFLASDAASVVTGADWAADGGYSAMGPERDVPAIPQLSV
- a CDS encoding LLM class flavin-dependent oxidoreductase yields the protein MTRPLTSAQHFTLGLFSPNCSSGLAVTKVPERWSGSWADNLRLARLSDDVGIDFLLPIARWIGYGGETNFHESVLEPVAWAAGLLAATSRVTVFATVHTAFNHPVVTAKQLATVDQIGGGRAGINIVAGWNKPEYDTFGVDLPTDHDDRYALAQEWWDVVRRIWTSAEPFDHDGRFFHLRHVEGAPKPVAGPLPVLNAGSSEQGRQFAARNADFAFTIVGGPQDGRGVVESVTAQAREDHGRSAGVLTLGHVVCRPTRAEAEEYLHHYAEENADWSAVDNLMALQGLHAQSFTPDMLATFRSRFAAGHGSCPLVGSPDDVAEQIAQFAQAGFAGMTLAFVDYVGELEYFAQEVMPRLEARGVRTPR